A stretch of Polypterus senegalus isolate Bchr_013 chromosome 3, ASM1683550v1, whole genome shotgun sequence DNA encodes these proteins:
- the LOC120526867 gene encoding interleukin-17F-like yields the protein MLLKLNLRTMLAASTFGLVIIVGVECKNKLIKTSLQVARDFHIYEYPDVAKRSCSPWTYKIDQGSRRIPEIIHVAKCQHQGCIGQNGKEDLTFYSLPIKRKMIFLHKVKKGFKMKMKTVSVGCTCVRPHVQN from the exons gcTGCTTCTACTTTTGGACTAGTGATAATTGTTGGTGttgaatgcaaaaataaattaatcaaaaccAGTCTGCAGGTTGCCAGAGATTTTCACATTTATGAATACCCAGATGTGGCCAAACGTTCTTGTTCTCCATGGACTTACAA GATTGACCAAGGAAGTCGACGCATTCCTGAAATCATCCATGTGGCAAAGTGTCAGCATCAGGGATGTATTGGACAGAATGGAAAAGAAGACTTGACGTTTTATTCTCTCCCCATTAAACGGAAAATGATCTTTCTACATAAAGTGAAGAAAGGTTTCAAGATGAAAATGAAGACAGTGTCTGTTGGATGTACTTGTGTTAGACCACATGTACAGAATTAA
- the LOC120525821 gene encoding stathmin-4 has translation MTLEAYKRKMKELPIVSLFCSCLLADPVEKMNYKEEDAVDLSWCVIKDVEVIELNKRASGQAFEVILKPPSFDGIPEFNSSLPNKRDPSLEEIQKKLEAAEERRKCQEADLLKHLAEKREHEREVIQKAIEENNNFIKMAKEKLQQKMEANKENREALLAAMLERLQEKDKHAEEVRKNKEMKEEASR, from the exons ATGACTCTTGAAG CCTATAAAAGGAAGATGAAGGAACTGCCAATCGTTTCCCTATTTTGTTCCTGTCTACTTGCTGATCCAGTGGAGAAGATGAACTATAAAGAAGAAG ATGCAGTGGACTTAAGCTGGTGTGTTATCAAAGATGTGGAAGTGATTGAACTGAACAAGAGAGCCTCAGGACAAGCCTTTGAGGTGATACTAAAACCTCCTTCTTTTGATGGAATCCCTGAATTTAACAGCTCTCTTCCTAACAAGCGAGATCCTTCCTTGGAAGAAATCCAAAAGAAGCTAGAGGCtgcagaagaaagaagaaag TGCCAAGAGGCAGATCTCCTGAAGCATCTGGCAGAAAAGCGAGAACATGAGAGAGAAGTGATTCAGAAGGCCATTGAGGAGAACAATAACTTCATCAAGATGGCAAAGGAAAAACTTCAACAGAAAATGGAGGCCAACAAGGAAAATAGGGAAGCACTTTTGGCAGCCATGCTGGAACGTCTGCAAGAGAAG GACAAACATGCTGAAGAGGTGAGAAAAAACAAGGAGATGAAAGAGGAGGCATCTCGGTAA